The Saprospiraceae bacterium genome includes the window TTCTTTCTGCGCCATACCCCTAATGAGAGGAAAACACATTTCCAAACCCATTGACCAATTGGTGAAGGAAGCAGCAAATTTGGCCCGTCATGGGGTCAAGGAGTTGATGCTCATTGCCCAGGAGTTGACTTATTACGGACTGGATATTTATAAAAAAAGAGAATTGCCTGCCTTGTTGCATGCCCTGGCGGATGTCAATGGCATAGACTGGATCAGACTGCATTATGCTTACCCCAGCAAATTTCCCATCGAAATATTCGAGGCCATGGCCGAGCGACCCGAAATTTGCAATTACCTGGATATGCCGCTACAACACGCCAATGATGCTATTTTGGAACGGATGAGGCGGCAGATTACCCGCAAAGAGACCGAGACCTTGGTGGAAACGGCCAGAAAAATGGTGCCTAACCTCACCCTGCGCACCACGATGTTGGTCGGATTCCCCGGTGAGACAGACCAGGAGTTTGACGACTTGTGTCAATTTGTAAAACAAATGGAATTTGATCGCTTAGGCGTCTTTCAATATTCCCATGAGGAAGACACCATTGCTTATGGCCTAAAAGATGATGTTCCAGCCGAGGTCAAAGCCGAAAGAGCCAACGCATTGATGGCCATCCAGCAGGATATTTCCCTGGCCAAAAACCAGGCAAAAATTGGGAAAACCTTCAAAACCCTTTTCGATCGCAAGGAAGGCGAATACTTTGTTGGGAGGACAGAAGGCGACTCCCCGGAAGTGGACAATGAGGTATTGGTTCCAGCAGCCGATCATTTTGTTAGGGTAGGGGACTTTGCCAAAGTGAAGATTACTGATGCTTCGGAGTATGATCTTTT containing:
- the rimO gene encoding 30S ribosomal protein S12 methylthiotransferase RimO; protein product: MKTKTLRKDKVNVITLGCSKNLVDSENIITQLKGNDYEVVHDSDDEAANIIIVNTCGFIDLAKEESVNTILEYAEIKKQGGIDKLYVTGCLSQRYKDDLEKEIPEVDAYFGTLELPSLLAKLEADYRHELIGERWISTPQHYAYLKISEGCNRTCSFCAIPLMRGKHISKPIDQLVKEAANLARHGVKELMLIAQELTYYGLDIYKKRELPALLHALADVNGIDWIRLHYAYPSKFPIEIFEAMAERPEICNYLDMPLQHANDAILERMRRQITRKETETLVETARKMVPNLTLRTTMLVGFPGETDQEFDDLCQFVKQMEFDRLGVFQYSHEEDTIAYGLKDDVPAEVKAERANALMAIQQDISLAKNQAKIGKTFKTLFDRKEGEYFVGRTEGDSPEVDNEVLVPAADHFVRVGDFAKVKITDASEYDLFGVLA